In one Ananas comosus cultivar F153 unplaced genomic scaffold, ASM154086v1, whole genome shotgun sequence genomic region, the following are encoded:
- the LOC109705775 gene encoding monodehydroascorbate reductase-like has protein sequence MSEEKHFKYVVLGGGVAGGYAAREFAKQGLNPGELAIISKEAVAPYERPALSKGYLFPQGAARLPGFHVCVGSGGERLLPEWYSEKGIELILNTEIVKADLTSKTLTSATGTAFTYDILIIATGSSVIKLSDFGVQGADFNYILYLREIDDADKLVAAIEAKKGGKAVVVGGGYIGLELSAALRINNFDVTMVYPEPWCMPRLFTADIAAFYEGYYANKGVKIVKGTVAVGFDSDKKGDVTAVKLKDGRVLDADIVVVGVGARPLTTLFKGQVAEEKGGIKTDGFFETNIPGVYAVGDVATFPMKLYSELRRVEHVDHARKSAEQAVKAIKASEKGESVEEYDYLPFFYSRAFDLSWQFYGDNVGDTVIFGENDPASPKPKFGSYWVKDGKVFGAFLEGGSPDENKVIAKVARVQPPVADVEELRKEGLQFACKI, from the exons ATGTCGGAGGAGAAGCACTTCAAGTACGTCGTCCTCGGCGGCGGTGTTGCCGgg GGTTATGCGGCAAGGGAGTTTGCTAAGCAGGGGCTTAACCCCGGAGAGCTCGCTATCATATCGAAGGAAGCG GTGGCTCCATATGAACGTCCGGCGCTTAGCAAAGGATACCTTTTTCCTCAAG GTGCTGCAAGACTTCCAGGCTTTCACGTGTGCGTAGGAAGTGGAGGTGAAAGGTTACTGCCTGAATGGTATTCTGAAAAAG GCATAGAATTAATACTCAATACTGAAATTGTGAAAGCTGATCTTACCTCCAAGACTTTGACTAGTGCAACTGGAACGGCCTTTACTTATGACATTTTGATAATTGCTACTGGTTCCTCT GTCATTAAGCTCTCTGACTTTGGTGTTCAAGGAGCAGATTTCAACTACATACTTTACCTGAGGGAAATTGATGATGCTGATAAGCTTGTTGCAGCAATAGAGGCAAAAAAAGGTGGAAAGGCCGTGGTTGTTGGAGGTGGATACATTGGTCTTGAACTTAGTGCAGCCTTGAGAATCAACAACTTTGATGTCACGATGGTGTACCCTGAACCTTGGTGCA TGCCTCGGCTTTTTACGGCTGATATTGCTGCATTCTATGAGGGCTATTATGCTAATAAAGGGGTCAAAATTGTGAAGGGTACAGTGGCCGTTGGGTTTGATTCTGATAAAAAAGGGGAT GTGACTGCAGTAAAACTTAAGGATGGGAGAGTGCTTGATGCTgatattgttgttgttggtgtTGGTGCAAGACCACTGACAACTCTCTTTAAAGGTCAGGTTGCAGAAGAAAAAGGCGGAATCAAG ACGGATGGGTTCTTTGAAACAAATATTCCCGGTGTGTATGCTGTTGGTGACGTGGCCACCTTTCCTATGAAGTTGTACAGTGAATTGCGGAGAGTTGAGCATGTCGACCATGCCAGAAAATCTGCAGAACAGGCAGTGAAG GCAATCAAGGCAAGTGAGAAGGGAGAATCTGTTGAGGAGTATGACTACCTGCCATTTTTTTACTCCCGCGCCTTTGATCTATCGTGGCAGTTCTACGGGGACAATGTTGGAGACACGGTTATTTTCGGTGAAAATGACCCAGCATCGCCTAAACCTAAGTTTGGCTCTTACTGGGTTAAGGATGGTAAGGTATTTGGGGCTTTCCTCGAAGGCGGGTCACCAGACGAGAACAAGGTGATTGCCAAGGTAGCAAGGGTCCAGCCACCTGTTGCAGATGTGGAAGAACTGAGAAAGGAGGGCCTCCAATTCGCTTGCAAAATATAA